The genomic region TTAACTGGGAGGAAGAGAAGAAATGAAACCTACATTGCTTGTTTTAGCGGCGGGAATGGGTTCCCGCTACGGCGGCGTAAAGCAGATAGACGCCGTAGGACGCAACAATGAATGTCTGCTTGACTATGCAACTTATGACGCAAAAAAAAGCGGCTTCGGAAACGTAGTCTACATCATACGTAAAGATATTGAAAAAGATTTCCGCGAACGGCTGTTCGACCGTGTGGCAAAAAATTTTGACGCTTCATACGTATTTCAGACCAGAGAATCGCTTTTGTCACAGGAACAAATCGCCGTTTCCCGTGACAGAAAAAAACCTTGGGGCACGATACACGCGGTGTTGTGCGCTAAAGAAGCCGTCAAAGCTCCGTTCGCCGTCATAAACGCCGACGATTACTACGGAAGAAAGGCGATAGCCACGCTTGGAGATTACCTTGCCTCCGTCAAGAACGACAGCACCGAACATGCGATGGTGGGCTACGTTCTCGGAAATACGATGAGCAAAAGCGGTTCCGTTTCGCGCGGCGTATGCACGGTAAAAGACGGATATTTGGATTCGATCGTCGAAAATCTTAAAATTTTTTATGAAGGCAATAAAATCATAAGCTTGGTCGGCGACAAAAAAGTCGAGATGACCGGAAAAGAGTGGGTGAGTATGAATTTGTTCGGATTTACGCCGACGGCCTTTGTTGAATTCGAAGAATATTGGAAAAATTTTATCGATAAGAACGCCGCATCGGAAAAAGCCGAAGCCTTACTTCCCGTCGCCGCGGGAGAAATGATCGCAAATAAAAAAGGATCCGTAAAGGTGTTTACGTCGACGGAAAATTGGTTTGGAATGACTTATCCTGAAGATAAGGAAACGGTTAAATCCGCAATAGCCGAAAAGATCGACAGCGGCTATTATCCCGAGCGTCTGTGGGAAAAAAACTGATGCTAAAACTTAAGCCCGTCTTGTCCGAAAAAATTTGGGGTTACGAGCTCTGGATAGCTTCTACGCATTTTGACGGCGAACAAAAAGAGTTTTCGGCAGCTCTCGGCGGCGATTACCCGCTATTGGTAAAACTTATACAGGCTGACGACACTCTTTCGATTCAGGTTCATCCGGACGACGAGCTTGCGCTGAAATTTGAAAATTTGCCGCGCGGAAAAACCGAGTGCTGGTATGTTTTATCTGCAAAGCCTGATTCAAAGCTTGTCTACGGACTCAACGGTAAGTATTCGGCAAAAGAACTTGAAAATGCAATAAAAGAAAAAAAACTCGAGCAGTTTTTGAACACGGTTGAGGTTCACGCGGGGGATTTTATTTTTATTCCTGCAGGAACCGTTCATGCTATAGGCGGAGGGCTCAGGCTGCTTGAAGTTCAGCAGTCGTCGAACATCACTTACAGGCTTTATGATTGGGGGCGGGACCGAGAACTTCACGTTGACAAGGGAATAAAATCGATTAAGAATAACGGCCTTCAAAAGGTAATAAAATTTCCCGGAAAATTCGACTGTGAATATTTTTCACTCGAAGAAATCGATATTTCAGGCGTCTATGATTTTTGTGTTCCTTCGGGAAAAAATATTTATGATTGGCAGCTCGTTTTTGCCCTTAGCGGAAGCGGAATTATAAGAACTTTTCAAGAAAGAGATGCGGGTGGAAAGCCGAAGCAGGAGAATTTTACGGCTGAAGATATTTTCGCCCTTGCGCCCGGAGAAAAAATCAGTCTTAACGGGAACGCAAAGCTTATGAGGATCGCTTGTAAAAAATGATCGACATTTCCCTAAACATTTACAGGCTGTTTGCCCGTAAATGCAGGAGTTTTACCGGATCGATTACTCTTTTTCTTCGGAAAGTTTGGCGTTAAAGGCCTTTGCTTCGGCAATTACGTTGTCGGCCGTTTTTCCGCTTATCGGGTCGTAGTGGTCGAAAGAAGTTTCAAAACTGCCTGTCGCGCTCGTTATCGCGCGCAAATCTATCGCATAACGCAAAAGCTCCGCATGAGGCACTTGGGCCTTTATCTCTTCGATGCCGCTTCCTATTGTGTTTTGTCCCAATATCCGTCCGCGCCTTGACGATAGATCCGACATAATGTCGCCTACGTACTTTGTGTCCACCCAGACAGAAAGATTCAATATGGGTTCCAAAAGTATGGGGCTTGCCTTTACCATCGCGTCGCTCAAAGCGTTCCGCGCCGCAAGCTGGAAGGCAAGATCCGAAGAATCTACAGGGTGATCTTTACCGTCAAGAACCGTAACGTCTATGTCCGTTACAGGATAGCCCGCCAAAACGCCGTGTTCCATTGCCTGTTTTACGCCTTTTTCAACTCCCGGAATATAGTTTTTAGGAATTGCGCCTCCGAATACCGCGTTTGTAAACTTGTATTCCTCTCCGCGTTTTAAAGGCTGTACCGACAGGACTACGCGCGCGTATTGACCGTGTCCGCCAGATTGCTTTTTATGCGTATATTCCGCTTCCGCTTTCTTTTGAACCGTTTCACGGTAGGCTATCCGCGGTATGGAAGTTTCGACGGTTATGCCGGTGTCGGCTTTTATTCTTTCAAGAATTATGCTTAGCTGCAGTTCGCCCATTCCGCTTAAAACATTTTGACGTGTTTCCGCATTGTACTGGAACGTTAGCGTTCGATCCGTTTCCGCCGCTTTTGAAAGCTGGGTGCTCATTTTATCTTCCGCTTTTTTGTCGGCTGCGGCGACGGCTATCGAATATACAGGATCCGGATGACGCAGCGGTTTAAAACACATGGCCTCAGGGTCGGCCGCGAGCGTGTCGCTCGTTTCCGTTGCGGCGAGTTTTGACGCTATGCATATATCGCCTGCGGCGACGGCTTTAACTTCTTCAAGTTTTTTACCGATACAGCGGTAAATTTTGCCGATCTTTTCTTTTTTATGCCGTGTTATATTGTTCACTTCTACATCGGGAGTTAAACTTCCTGAAAGCACCTTTATGTAAGAAAGTTTTCCGCTGAATTGATCTCCCGCCGTCTTTACCACAAGCGCTGAAAAAGGTTTGTCCGGCAGAATTTTTACGGAAGCCGTTCCGTTTTCGGCCGTAACTGCGGTTTCAAGCCGTTCTAAAGGAGAGGGCGCTATGTCTGCCATAAAATCAAGCAAAGATACAAGGCCCGAATTGTTTATCGGATCGCCTGCGAAAACAGGCACTATTTTGTTTGCCGCAAAAGCGCTCTTGAGTCCCAAACTTATCTCTTCGTCCGACAGTTGTCCTTCGTCTATAAATTTTACAAGCAAATCGTCGTCGCCTTCGGCTGCGGATCCTGCAATCACGTCGCGGGCGTTTTTATACATTTCCATATAATCGGCAGGTATTTCTTCGGCTTTTTCGATTTCACCCGGAGCCGGCTTTTTATACATTTTACCTTTAAGAACGTCGATCACGCCTTTGTATGCCGAGCCGTTTCCTACCGGAATTGTGATAGGAGTGATCTCTACGTTGAATTTATCGTGAATATCCTTGTTTGCGGCGGCCACATTGCCTCTGTCGTCGTCTACGCGGTTCATAAACACCATGCGCGGTTTATTGCGCCTGTCAAGATCACGCCAAAGTTTTACCGTTTCTATTTGCGCTCCGCTTCTTGAATCCACAAGCATAAGCGCATATTCGCACGAACGAAAAGCTGAAATAACTTCTCCTACAAAATCGGAAGAACCGGGAGTGTCCCAGATATTCAGAATTTTATTATTCCATGTCAGATGCGAAAGAGTCGTATATATTGAAATTTTACGTGATATTTCTTCAGGTGAATTATCGCTTACGGTCTTACCGGATTCTACGTCGGCGGTTTGAGCAATCGCCTTTCCGACAAACATAAGATGTTCAAACAAAGTGGTTTTTCCCGTTTGCCCATGACCTGAGATGGCAGCGTTACGTACGTTTTTTGTTTCAAAATCCATATTTTAACCCCTTAAATTTTAATAAATCAACATTTATTTTTAAGCGAAAACTTAAAAGAAATATCTGTTTCTTTTATGATAAACTGAGATTATGGAATTGTAAATCATTATATGCCTTGCTTTAAAAAAAATATCGCCGCCGACGGTCAGAGCGGCTCTGTGCCGGTTGCCGCCGATTTGCGTTCCGCCGTTAAAATGAGTTGTGTCAGAATGCGTCGATGTATCGAATGCGCGCACGGAAGGCGTTGACGCGGGACCTGTCGTATGAATGTAGATGCGGACGTGCCGCACGCACGTAAACTCGGCGTACCAAAACGGTCGTTGACATTGCCGACGTATAAGTGATATTATTTTATCTACAATCTGTTATATTTCAAGGAGTTCCCATGTCAGGACACAGTAAATGGGCGACCATTAAACATGCAAAAGGCCTTGCAGATGCAAAACGCGGCCAGATATTTACAAAATTCATTAAGGAAATTTCCATCGCGGCGCGCATGGGCGGCGGTGATCCCAATTCCAATCCCCGGCTGCGCACGGCCATTTTAAAGGCCAGGGCTTCGAACATGCCCAAAGACAACATTGAACGTGCGATCAAAAAAGGTACGGGAGAACTCGGCGGAAAGGTTTTTGAAGAGCTCGTGTACGAAGGATACGCTGCAGGAGGAGTCGCCGTCATGGTTGAAGTTCTTACGGACAATAAAAACCGTGCGGCAGCCGACGTTCGAAACATATTCACAAAACACGGCGGAAATCTCGGTGTCTCCGGATCCGTAAGCCGCATGTTTACAAGAAAGGGTACAATCGCTTACGATGCCGAAAAGGTAAAAGAAGATGAGATTATGGAACCTGCGCTTGACGCGGGAGCCGACGATATTACAAACGAAGACGGAATCATCACGGTAACTACTTCCGCTGAGAATTTCAATACTGTAATGGAAGCCCTGCAGGCGAAGGGATTTGAGTCCATGTCGGGCGAAGTGGGAATGGTTCCGGAATCATATCAACCTGTAGACAAGGATACGGCTTCGAAGGTTCAAAAATTGATTGATAAACTTGAAGAAAACGACGATGTTCAGAATGTGTATCACACGGCCGAATATCCCGAAGATTTTAACCCGGAAGAATAAACCGAATTTTTAAGGCGGAGCGGCGATCGGCACGTTCCGTTTAATCGATGAAAGATCAACAGCGCATAAAGAATGTCCATAGAATTTTGGGAATAGATCCCGGGCTTGCTTTTACGGGGTTCGGTATTGTCGACAGTGTGGATAATCGGATAAAGCTGGTGACATACGGAGTTATCGAAACAAGCTCTAAAGATTCCCATTCAAACCGGCTTACAAAGATTTACGATGATCTTTCTGCGATTATAGATAAATTTAAGCCGAACGAGGCAGGGATGGAAACCCTTTTTTTTGCAAAGAACGCCGTAAGCGCTATGGGCGTTGCAGAAGCGAGGGGAGTGGTTACTCTTTGTTTGGCAAAACACGGTATTTTATGC from Treponema parvum harbors:
- a CDS encoding type I phosphomannose isomerase catalytic subunit, yielding MGKKLMLKLKPVLSEKIWGYELWIASTHFDGEQKEFSAALGGDYPLLVKLIQADDTLSIQVHPDDELALKFENLPRGKTECWYVLSAKPDSKLVYGLNGKYSAKELENAIKEKKLEQFLNTVEVHAGDFIFIPAGTVHAIGGGLRLLEVQQSSNITYRLYDWGRDRELHVDKGIKSIKNNGLQKVIKFPGKFDCEYFSLEEIDISGVYDFCVPSGKNIYDWQLVFALSGSGIIRTFQERDAGGKPKQENFTAEDIFALAPGEKISLNGNAKLMRIACKK
- a CDS encoding elongation factor G, coding for MDFETKNVRNAAISGHGQTGKTTLFEHLMFVGKAIAQTADVESGKTVSDNSPEEISRKISIYTTLSHLTWNNKILNIWDTPGSSDFVGEVISAFRSCEYALMLVDSRSGAQIETVKLWRDLDRRNKPRMVFMNRVDDDRGNVAAANKDIHDKFNVEITPITIPVGNGSAYKGVIDVLKGKMYKKPAPGEIEKAEEIPADYMEMYKNARDVIAGSAAEGDDDLLVKFIDEGQLSDEEISLGLKSAFAANKIVPVFAGDPINNSGLVSLLDFMADIAPSPLERLETAVTAENGTASVKILPDKPFSALVVKTAGDQFSGKLSYIKVLSGSLTPDVEVNNITRHKKEKIGKIYRCIGKKLEEVKAVAAGDICIASKLAATETSDTLAADPEAMCFKPLRHPDPVYSIAVAAADKKAEDKMSTQLSKAAETDRTLTFQYNAETRQNVLSGMGELQLSIILERIKADTGITVETSIPRIAYRETVQKKAEAEYTHKKQSGGHGQYARVVLSVQPLKRGEEYKFTNAVFGGAIPKNYIPGVEKGVKQAMEHGVLAGYPVTDIDVTVLDGKDHPVDSSDLAFQLAARNALSDAMVKASPILLEPILNLSVWVDTKYVGDIMSDLSSRRGRILGQNTIGSGIEEIKAQVPHAELLRYAIDLRAITSATGSFETSFDHYDPISGKTADNVIAEAKAFNAKLSEEKE
- a CDS encoding YebC/PmpR family DNA-binding transcriptional regulator, with the protein product MSGHSKWATIKHAKGLADAKRGQIFTKFIKEISIAARMGGGDPNSNPRLRTAILKARASNMPKDNIERAIKKGTGELGGKVFEELVYEGYAAGGVAVMVEVLTDNKNRAAADVRNIFTKHGGNLGVSGSVSRMFTRKGTIAYDAEKVKEDEIMEPALDAGADDITNEDGIITVTTSAENFNTVMEALQAKGFESMSGEVGMVPESYQPVDKDTASKVQKLIDKLEENDDVQNVYHTAEYPEDFNPEE
- the ruvC gene encoding crossover junction endodeoxyribonuclease RuvC, which gives rise to MKDQQRIKNVHRILGIDPGLAFTGFGIVDSVDNRIKLVTYGVIETSSKDSHSNRLTKIYDDLSAIIDKFKPNEAGMETLFFAKNAVSAMGVAEARGVVTLCLAKHGILCGEYTPNQIKQSVTGTAAADKKLVEKCVKILLGLEKEPKPDHASDALAGAITHLNFSSVLRRL